A DNA window from Syngnathus typhle isolate RoL2023-S1 ecotype Sweden linkage group LG2, RoL_Styp_1.0, whole genome shotgun sequence contains the following coding sequences:
- the lg2h1orf174 gene encoding UPF0688 protein C1orf174 homolog isoform X1 — translation MHKMPGQRNDLKHRKRKNMSEATYTQQGSATRRKCVTSQKTHSEAESSSAGGDAERLSRISCECLQLAGRRRCSASPLLDGQEGKENALRSALVFDNCAWYDVRGGLEAAEGMDCEETDKNVFPDDDSNQILPVEQFFGNLDAVQDFPQRTPATSSHHQKQRRRRHYFAREESDESNEEAHLEGMPKDDGISTL, via the exons ATGCACAAG ATGCCTGGTCAACGCAACGATTTAAAGCACAGAAAGAGGAAGAACATGTCTGAGGCCACATACACTCAACAG GGTTCTGCCACAAGGAGGAAATGCGTGACGAGTCAGAAGACGCACTCTGAAGCAGAGAGCAGCTCAGCAGGCGGTGACGCTGAAAGACTGTCACGTATCAGCTGCGAGTGCCTCCAGCTCGCGGGCAGGCGGCGATGCTCGGCATCTCCTCTGCTGGACGGACAGGAGGGAAAGGAGAATGCGCTCAGGTCGGCTCTTGTGTTTGACAACTGTGCATGGTACGATGTGCGGGGTGGGCTTGAGGCTGCTGAGGGCATGGATTGTGAAGAAACGGACAAAAACGTGTTCCCCGATGACGACAGCAACCAGATTCTTCCTGTGGAGCAGTTCTTTGGAAATCTGGACGCTGTACAG GACTTTCCTCAGAGAACACCAGCAACTTCTTCCCATCATCAGAAGCAGCGTAGACGACGGCATTACTTTGCTCGGGAGGAAAGTGACGAAAGTAATGAGGAGGCACACCTCGAAGGCATGCCAAAAGATGATGGCATCAGCACTTTGTGA
- the lg2h1orf174 gene encoding UPF0688 protein C1orf174 homolog isoform X2, whose amino-acid sequence MPGQRNDLKHRKRKNMSEATYTQQGSATRRKCVTSQKTHSEAESSSAGGDAERLSRISCECLQLAGRRRCSASPLLDGQEGKENALRSALVFDNCAWYDVRGGLEAAEGMDCEETDKNVFPDDDSNQILPVEQFFGNLDAVQDFPQRTPATSSHHQKQRRRRHYFAREESDESNEEAHLEGMPKDDGISTL is encoded by the exons ATGCCTGGTCAACGCAACGATTTAAAGCACAGAAAGAGGAAGAACATGTCTGAGGCCACATACACTCAACAG GGTTCTGCCACAAGGAGGAAATGCGTGACGAGTCAGAAGACGCACTCTGAAGCAGAGAGCAGCTCAGCAGGCGGTGACGCTGAAAGACTGTCACGTATCAGCTGCGAGTGCCTCCAGCTCGCGGGCAGGCGGCGATGCTCGGCATCTCCTCTGCTGGACGGACAGGAGGGAAAGGAGAATGCGCTCAGGTCGGCTCTTGTGTTTGACAACTGTGCATGGTACGATGTGCGGGGTGGGCTTGAGGCTGCTGAGGGCATGGATTGTGAAGAAACGGACAAAAACGTGTTCCCCGATGACGACAGCAACCAGATTCTTCCTGTGGAGCAGTTCTTTGGAAATCTGGACGCTGTACAG GACTTTCCTCAGAGAACACCAGCAACTTCTTCCCATCATCAGAAGCAGCGTAGACGACGGCATTACTTTGCTCGGGAGGAAAGTGACGAAAGTAATGAGGAGGCACACCTCGAAGGCATGCCAAAAGATGATGGCATCAGCACTTTGTGA
- the dffb gene encoding DNA fragmentation factor subunit beta, giving the protein MFELFRKSRPFKIRSLHDNRKYGVAARNVKELLKKGCNILELPLSGANLCLYEDGTTVSEEFFGTLPDNTELVVLCKDQTWGGAVCDIAQLLNSDQHTKALVRAAKGLLAGEKSPKRQKILSDLLRTLEDRSELESRDEDEDWFRGVESRFKTKSAYLKYNCESRIRSYMKELDVATKSVQKAKVRKESLQAAESISQMLKLDKYNGCYFDRTQKETQRLCTREGWFTCMGPFDQAKCASLHSINPYSSRESRILFSTWNLDHRIEKKRTIIPDLLEALQNHTSDDINLTYFYRLLFTRDNLKLVHIVCHKKEAHNVPCDPNKIFKRKHQRKKIRLK; this is encoded by the exons ATGTTTGagctattcagaaaaagcaggCCTTTCAAAATCAGAAGCCTCCACGATAACAGGAAGTATGGAGTTGCAGCGAGAAACGTTAAGGAACTGCTTAAAAAGGGTTGCAACATATTAGAG TTGCCACTTTCTGGTGCAAATCTTTGTTTGTACGAAGACGGCACAACGGTGTCAGAAGAGTTTTTCGGAACTTTGCCTGACAATACAGAACTTGTTGTCCTCTGCAAAGATCAGACATGGGGCGGAG CGGTGTGTGACATTGCCCAGTTACTAAACTCGGACCAGCACACCAAGGCCCTCGTCCGAGCGGCAAAAGGCCTCCTGGCAGGAGAGAAATCTCCCAAGAGGCAGAAAATCCTGAGCGACCTTCTACGAACCCTCGAGGACAGATCAGAGCTGGAGAGCAGGGATGAGGATGAAGACTGGTTCAGGG GCGTGGAATCTCGCTTCAAGACCAAGTCTGCCTACTTGAAGTATAACTGTGAAAGCAGGATTAGAAGCTACATGAAAGAG TTGGATGTAGCCACCAAATCAGTGCAGAAAGCTAAAGTCCGAAAAGAGTCTTTGCAAGCGGCGGAGAGCATCTCGCAGATGCTCAAGTTGGACAAATACAATGGCTGCTACTTTGACCGCACTCAAAAGGAGACGCAGCGACTGTGTACCCGAGAGGGCTGGTTCACCTGCATG GGCCCTTTTGACCAGGCTAAATGTGCGTCACTCCACTCCATCAACCCGTACAGCAGCAGGGAGAGCCGCATCCTGTTCAGCACTTGGAATCTGGACCACAG GATCGAAAAGAAGCGTACCATCATTCCAGATCTCCTGGAAGCCCTGCAGAATCATACAAGCGATGACATCAATTTGACCTACTTCTACAGACTGCTTTTTACGCGGGACAACCTGAAGCTGGTCCACATCGTGTGCCATAAGAAGGAAGCCCACAATGTGCCATGTGACCCAAACAAAATCTTTAAAAGAAAGCACCAGCGGAAAAAGATACGCTTAAAATGA
- the b3gnt7l gene encoding UDP-GlcNAc:betaGal beta-1,3-N-acetylglucosaminyltransferase 7, like translates to MEQLFRRKRLGLLKPLLSLSLFFASLLLLHKLKFPEKDTTGTYVRHTDWCGECSWLKKKGSKPTFTSHNHATVPSAREARRRSNRSAPFWDAQVLNCSEDAAVRTKDWFRRLDPRFHQFVLHRHCRYFPMLINHPEKCTATEGAVHLLMVVKSVIEEHDRREAVRKTWGREHTVEGKSIKTLFLLGSPSVGKDRKNLQKLIEYEDKIYGDILQWDFMDTFFNLTLKEVNFLKWFHIYCPDVQFIFKGDDDVFVNTDNLLDLINFKVEEHRETNLFVGDTISKAIPIRNRQSKYYIPRELFDKPYPPYVGGGGFLMSSQLARKLFVVSEDLELYPIDDVFLGMCLQRLRLSPEMHSGFRTFGITRRRMSPMNSEPCFYKNLIVVHKLGAQELLKMWSMVHHEVLVCAKRASL, encoded by the coding sequence ATGGAACAGCTTTTTCGGAGAAAGCGGCTAGGTTTGCTGAAGCCTCTTCTGAGTCTCTCCCTGTTCTTCGCCTCGCTCCTTTTGCTCCACAAGCTTAAATTCCCCGAAAAGGACACTACGGGCACGTATGTGAGGCACACCGACTGGTGCGGGGAGTGTTCTTGGTTAAAGAAGAAGGGCAGCAAGCCCACTTTTACGAGCCATAACCATGCGACAGTTCCGAGCGCACGCGAGGCGCGGAGGCGCTCCAACAGGAGCGCGCCTTTCTGGGACGCGCAGGTGCTAAACTGCAGCGAGGACGCAGCGGTAAGGACGAAGGACTGGTTCCGGAGGTTGGACCCGAGGTTTCACCAGTTCGTCCTGCACCGGCACTGCAGGTACTTCCCGATGCTCATCAACCACCCGGAGAAGTGCACGGCTACTGAGGGAGCGGTGCACCTCCTCATGGTGGTCAAGTCCGTCATTGAGGAGCATGATCGGCGCGAGGCGGTGCGCAAAACCTGGGGCAGGGAGCACACAGTGGAAGGGAAAAGCATAAAGACCCTCTTTCTTTTGGGGAGTCCCTCCGTTGGCAAAGACCGCAAGAACCTTCAGAAGCTGATCGAGTATGAGGACAAGATCTACGGGGACATCCTGCAGTGGGATTTCATGGACACTTTTTTCAACTTGACCCTGAAAGAAGTCAACTTTCTCAAATGGTTCCACATCTACTGCCCAGACGTGCAGTTTATATTCAAAGGAGATGATGATGTTTTTGTGAACACCGACAACCTACTGGACCTCATCAACTTCAAAGTGGAGGAGCACAGGGAGACTAACCTATTTGTGGGGGACACCATCTCCAAGGCCATTCCCATCCGGAACAGACAGAGCAAATATTACATCCCCAGGGAGCTCTTTGATAAGCCATACCCTCCTTATGTGGGAGGAGGGGGGTTCCTCATGTCCTCCCAGCTGGCCAGGAAGCTCTTTGTGGTCTCAGAGGACCTGGAACTGTACCCAATTGACGATGTCTTTCTGGGCATGTGTTTGCAGAGGCTACGCCTGAGCCCGGAGATGCACTCCGGCTTCAGGACCTTCGGCATTACAAGGCGCAGGATGAGCCCCATGAATAGCGAGCCGTGCTTTTACAAGAACCTCATTGTGGTACACAAACTGGGCGCCCAAGAACTCCTCAAGATGTGGAGCATGGTGCATCATGAAGTACTGGTTTGTGCAAAGAGGGCCTCTCTATGA